A window of the Plasmodium falciparum 3D7 genome assembly, chromosome: 3 genome harbors these coding sequences:
- a CDS encoding 50S ribosomal protein L9, apicoplast, putative has translation MHYAFFFLIYIFYIIFLPSYSRGFITPHIKRPSCVLYAVKRKKKKNPKLIHITVSSDNEIGKKGEVKQVKLSHAFNYIIPQRLGYRSTTDELVEKEKEDNTLKYIDDIRTSFIWAYKKKLNDLNILFHFKKDQKFAVTQDDLINYLLTRGLIRENDDVYEKIESKKIKLTDFGTYPIKYTFINNISINMSIHIIKTG, from the exons atgcATTAtgcttttttctttcttatatatattttttatattatatttttgccATCGTATTCTAGAGGATTTATTACTCCTCATATAAAAAGGCCTAGTTGTGTATTATATGcagtaaaaagaaaaaaaaaaaaaaatccgaAACTGATTCATATTACTGTAAGTAGTGACAATGAGATAGGAAAGAAAG GAGAAGTAAAACAAGTAAAATTATCTCATgcctttaattatattatacctCAACGACTTGGATATAGAAGTACGACTGACGAATTagtagaaaaagaaaaagaagacaacactttgaaatatatagacGACATAAGAACAAGTTTTATTTGGGCTTACAAAAAAAAGTTGAATGATTTAAATATTCTATTTCATTTTAAGAAAGATCAAAAATTTGCCGTTACACAAGATGATTTGATAAActat CTGTTAACTAGAGGATTAATAAGAGAAAATGACGATGTATATGAAAAGATtgaaagtaaaaaaataaagctCACAGATTTTGGTACTTATCCTATAAAATacacatttataaataatataagtattaatatgagtatacatataattaaaacTGGTTAA
- a CDS encoding YTH domain-containing protein, putative produces the protein MNYNNNSFIPPTHVVKNIYTSAKTKFFLIKSSSDKNIAISLNYNIWATTPKNEYKFVSAFMEHDYVILVFSVNGSSKFCGYAIMQSKPGESKNNNVYFYYDNKVFRGKNFDIQWIRVVDVPFQEVAHLKNSLNEYKPIKVGRDGQEIEQMAGIQLCEAFESNFIKINNNITDTNTKPNIPPMYNMNTNNYVDSPNMNENIDMIKLYPYNNNFNINYNNFRNLYEESQYNLFNFYNPALHIFPIDLTNMNYDEYIYLYEKSQLVWQQKMLQMKANMNCIKQ, from the exons ATGAATTATAACAACAATTCTTTTATACCCCCAACCCATGTGGTTAAGaacatat aCACAAGTGCAAAAACTAagttttttcttattaaaagCTCGtcagataaaaatatagcgATTTCGTTGAATTACAACATTTGGGCAACAACAccaaaaaatgaatataaatttgtttcAGCGTTTATG GAACATGATTATGTCATATTAGTTTTTTCAGTTAACGGTAGTTCGAAATTTTGCGGTTATGCGATTATGCAATCCAa acCCGGAGAATCAAAGAATAATAacgtttatttttattatgacaATAAGGTGTTTAGAGGAAAAAACTTTGACATCCAATGGATACGAGT TGTTGATGTGCCCTTTCAAGAAGTAGCCCATTTGAAGAATAGCCTGAATGAATACAAACCAATTAAAGTTGGAAGAGATGGACAG gaAATAGAACAAATGGCTGGTATTCAGTTATGTGAAGCATTTGAATCGAATTTTATTAAGATTAACAATAACATAAC aGATACGAATACCAAACCAAACATCCCCCCCATGTATAATATGAACACAAACAACTATGTAGATAGTCCaaatatgaatgaaaatattgataTGATAAAACTATATCCTTATAACAATAACTTtaacataaattataataattttcgtAACTTATATGAAGAGTctcaatataatttatttaatttttataacccagctttacatatatttccaATAGATCTTACGAATATGAATtatgatgaatatatatatttatatgaaaaatctCAGTTAGTTTGGCAACAAAAAATGTTACAAATGAAGGCCAATATGAATTGTATTAagcaataa